Part of the Catalinimonas alkaloidigena genome is shown below.
AGATCAGCTTCAGCGCTTATCCGAAAAGTCTGGTGAGACTTCTTTTACTTTAGAGAGCCTGCATAAGCATGGACTTGTGGGAAAAAACGATAAAGTAAAAGTTTTAGGAAACGGTGAGCTTTCAGCTAAGATAGAGGTTGAAGCACATGCTTTTTCTGCTTCGGCTGAAAAAGCGATAGAGGCAGTTGGAGGATCAGTTAAAAAACTATAGAGCCATGAAGAAATTTATTACCACCATAAGGAATATATTTTCAATTGAAGAGCTCAGGACCAGAATACTTAATACTTTAGGCTTTTTAATCATTTTCAGATTAGGGTCTTTCGTTGTATTACCTGGGGTAGACCCTTCACGATTAGAGGGAGATGCTGGTGGTATATTTGGCTTATTAGATACTTTTTTAGGAGGAGCATTTAGTAATGCTTCTATTTTTGGGCTGGGAATCATGCCCTACATTTCTGCTTCTATCGTAATTCAGCTACTTACAGTAGCAGTACCTTATTTTCAGAGATTACAGAAAGAGGGTGATTCCGGCAGAAAGAAAATTACGCAAATTACCAGAGTGTTGACCATCTTCATTACTTTTGGTCAGGGCATTGGTTACCTGTCTTATGCGGTACCTGCTGAGGCGATATTAATAGATAGATTTTTCTTTACTGTTTCCGCACTTATTATTCTAACCTCAGGTACTATCTTTTGTATGTGGTTAGGAGAAAAAATCACTGATAAAGGGATTGGAAACGGTATCTCAATGCTGATTATGATTGGTATTATTTCTCGTTTTCCAGGAGCGATAGTAGCAGAATTCCTATCTAAAGGCATGAATGGAGCACTCCTATTTGTTATTGAGATCGTTGCATTGTTCTTTGTTGTAATGGCGGCAGTTATGCTAACCCAGGCGGTAAGGCGTATACCTGTACAGTATGCCAAGCAAGTGGTAGGGAATAAAGTTTATGGTGGGCAACGTCAATATATCCCACTAAAAGTAAATGCTTCAGGGGTAATGCCTATCATATTTGCGCAATCATTGATGTTTCTTCCTGGACTGATTGCTAGCATCTGGGCAGACAGTAATGATCTGGCGCAGTCCATTGGTAGTACCTTTGCTGATTTTACATCATGGCAGTACAATTTAGTATTTGGGGTGTTAATAATTCTTTTTACATTTTTCTATACCGCAATTACGATTAATTCAAAGCAGATTGCGGATGATATGAAACGTAATGGGGGCTTTGTCCCCGGGGTGAAACCTGGTCAGCCTACGGCAGAATTCATTGACTCAGTACTATCAAGGATTACATTACCAGGATCTTTGTTTTTAGCAATAATAGCTATTATGCCAGCTATTGCGAGTGTTGCAGGAATAACCACAGAGTTTTCATATTTCTACGGTGGAACCTCATTACTCATTATGGTAGGAGTAATACTGGATACACTTCAGCAAATTGAGAGCTATCTGTTAATGCGTCATTACGAAGGTATGATGAAGTCTGGTAGGATTAAAGGTAGGTCTGAAAACGCTGCTGTTGCTTGATATTAAATTTTTTTATACCTAAAAGGAACCTGAATTTAAATATATATGGCTAAACAAGCATCAATAGAACAAGATGGTACTATAACGGAAGCATTGTCTAATGCAATGTTTAGAGTTGAGCTTGAAAATGGCCACCAGGTAATTGCCCATATATCTGGTAAGATGAGAATGAACTATATCAAAATATTACCTGGTGACAGAGTAAAGCTTGAAATGTCACCTTATGATTTAACTAAAGGACGAATAGTATACAGATATAAGTAACTATGAAAGTAAAAGCATCTATTAAAAAGCGCAGTTCCGACTGCAAAATTGTCAGAAGGAAGGGCAAGTTATACGTTATTAATAAGAAGAACCCTAGATTTAAGCAAAGACAAGGTTAATTATGGCTAGAATTGCAGGCGTAGATATCCCCGATAATAAAAGAGGAGAAATAGGTCTTACCTATATCTTTGGCATTGGTAAGAGCTCTGCTCAAAACATTCTTACTCAAGCAGGTATTGACTGGAGTAAGAAAGTTGGAGAGTGGGATGACGAAGAGTCCAATGCCATTCGTAGCATTATCGCTAACGAATTCAAAGTGGAAGGTGTACTTAAATCTGAGGTACAAATGAGTATAAAGCGACTGATGGATATTGGTTGTTACCGTGGCTTAAGACATCGTAAAGGTCTTCCTGTTAGAGGACAAAAGACAAAGAATAACGCACGTACACGCAAAGGTAAGCGTAAGACAGTTGCAAATAAAAAGAAAGCTACTAAGTAGAGTTAAATAGTTATGGCTCAGAAAAGAAAAGATAAAGCAAAAAAGAGAGTGGTTGCGGTTGAGGCCGTAGGGCAAGCTCATATTAAAGCTTCATTTAATAATATCATTATCTCTATTACCAACATGTCAGGACAAGTAGTGTCATGGGCATCGGCAGGTAAGATGGGTTTCAAAGGTTCTAAGAAAAATACGCCTTACGCAGCTCAAACTGCTGCAGCTAACTGCGCTCAAACTGCTTACGATCTGGGAATGCGTAAGGTTGAAGTATTCATCAAAGGACCTGGCGCCGGACGTGAATCAGCAATCAGAACCCTACAGAATACAGGCTTGGAAGTTACTATGATTAAAGATGTAACTCCCCTACCGCATAACGGTTGCCGCCCACCTAAAAGAAGAAGAGTATAAAATACGATACACGATTATGGCAAGATATAGAGGCCCTAAGTCTAAAGTAGCAAGAAAATTTAATGATCCTATATTCGGCCCAAGCAAAGCGCTGCAGAAGAAGGGATACCCTCCCGGGCAGCATGGCCGAGGAAGACGTCGTAAGCAGTCAGAATATGCAATTCAGCTTATGGCTAAACAAAAAGCTAAGTATACCTATGGTGTATTAGAAAGACAGTTTGCAAATCTTTTTGAAAAAGCAAACAGTAGCCAGGGTATTACTGGTGAAATCCTTTTGCAATTACTTGAATCTAGGCTTGATAATGTTGTGTTTAGACTAGGCATTGCGCCTACCAGAAGAGGTGCCAGACAACTGGTAAGTCATAAGCATATCACTGTCAATGGGGAAGTGGTTAATGTACCTTCATTTCAGGTAAAGCCAGGTGATTTAGTAGGTGTAAGAGAAAAATCAAAATCTTTGGAAGCTATCACCAACAGTTTAGCCACACATAGTGCAAACCGTTTTAGCTGGTTAGAATGGGATAAATCTCAAATGGCAGGAAGATTTAATAATGTTCCTCAAAGAGATGAAATACCAGAGAACTTACAAGAGCAGTTGATTGTTGAACTTTACTCTAAGTAAGTTTATACGTTTTTTCGTCTCAATTTTTAAACGAAGTATACCTAACAAATATGTCAATACTAGCATTTCAAATGCCTGAAAAGGTGGTAATGGAAAAGGCAGACAACTTTCATGGTCTGTTCACTTTCAAGCCATTAGAAAGAGGTTATGGGGTTACTGTTGGTAATGCACTAAGAAGAATTTTGTTGTCATCACTGGAAGGCTATGCAATCACAGGTGTTAAAATGCCTGGAGTAATGCATGAGTTTTCTACAGTAGAAGGAATAGTTGAAGATGTCTCTGAAATTATTTTGAGTCTGAAAAAAGTGCGCTTTAAGAAAGTCACTGATGACTTCGTAGATAACAAAATTGTGATTCCTATAAAAAATCAGTCCAGTTTTACCGGTGCTGATATTCAAGAGCATGTAACTTCATTTGAAGTTCTTAATCCTGATCATGTGATCTGTCATATGGATGAATCACTGGATGTGGAAATTGAGCTCTATGTTGAGAAAGGTAGAGGATATGTGCCTTCTGAAGAAAATAAGCAGAATGATCAGAGTTATGGAGTGATAGCAATAGATTCCATCTTTACTCCAATCAAAAATGTGAAGTTTAGTGTAGAAAATACCAGGGTTGAACAACGTACTGACTATGAACAGCTTATTCTGGATATAGAGACTGATGGTTCAATTCACCCTGAAGATGCCCTAAAAGGAGCCGCAAATATTCTGATCAAACATTTTATGTTATTCTCTGATCAGAACATGATTTTGGAAACACCTCAACAGGGTGAGCCAGATACTGTAGATGAGGAAATGCTTCATATGAGAAAGCTTTTGAAGACACCTCTCAATGATTTAGACCTTTCAGTAAGAGCATACAACTGTTTAAAAGCAGCTGATGTGAAAACTCTAGGAGATCTAGCACAGCTTGAGATTTCTGACATGATGAAGTTTCGTAACTTTGGTAAAAAATCATTGGCAGAATTAGAGCAGCTCATAGCAGATAAGAATTTGACATTCGGAATGGATGTGAGTAAATATAAACTAGAAGAAGATTAATCTCGTAGCAGAAGCAGTTAGCTGAAGTAAATAGCAAGGAAGTAATGAGACACGCAAAAAAATTTAACCATTTAGGACGTACCGCACCCCATCGTAAAGCGATGTTGGCAAATATGGCTTCGTCTTTGATTCTTCATAAACGGATCACCACTACTGTGGCTAAAGCGAAGGCGTTAAGGAAATATGTAGAGCCTTTGATAACCAGGTCTAAGGCAGATACCACCCATTCCAGAAGGGTTGTATTCTCATATTTACAAGATAAAACTTCAGCCCAAGTACTTTTTAATGAAGTAGCTGAAAGAGTAGCTGAAAGGCCCGGTGGATATACTCGTATCATAAAGCTAGGTAACCGTCTTGGAGACAATGCGGATATGTGTTTGATTGAGTTGGTTGACTTCAATGAGACATACATGCAGGAGGATACTACTAAGAAGAAAAGCACTAGGAGAAGTCGTAGATCTGGTAAGAAAAGTTCTTCTAAAAGTGAAGCTAAGTCGTCAACTGCAGAAGCAACAGAGGTAGAAGATAAGAAAGAGTCTCAACCTACTACTGCTGGAGATACAGTAACTGATGAAGCTGAAACCACTGAAGTAGAAGAAAAAAAAGAAGCTTCAACAACAGATGAAAAAGTTGAAGGTAAAGCAGATGATCAATCTAAAGAAGCAGACGATTCCAGTGATTCTGAAGATAAAGAGAACAAATAGCATCATATTATCCTTTATAGAGGGGTTAAGCTGTTTTAGTCAACAGCTTAATCCCTTTTTTTTTATTAGTTTATTATTAAAATTGCTCAAAACTACCCTATGAAGCCCGACAAAAAAGCAACAGCTGTCTTACTCCTTGAAGATGGCACATATTTTCATGGTAATGCAATAGGAAAAATTGGGACTAAAGGTGGAGAAATTTGTTTTAACACTGGTATGTCCGGTTACCAAGAAATTTACACCGATCCTTCATATTATGGTCAGATAATCGTCAATACAACCTCTCATATTGGTAATTATGGAGTCTTGGATTCTGAACAGGAGTCTAATACGCCGAAAATTAGCGCTTTGGTTGTAAATGATTTTTCTAATGTTTATAGCCGTGAAAAAGCTGATCATGATCTTCAGCATTTTTTAGAAAATGCTGGAATTGTCGGTATTACGAATATAGATACAAGAAAGCTTGTCAGACATATCAGGTCTAAGGGAGCTATGAATGCAGTAATTTCCTCAGAACTTACTGATCTCAAAGAGTTGAAGAAAATATTAGATGAGGTTCCTTCAATGGCTGGGCTGGAACTTTCCTCCCAAGTATGTACTAAGGACGAGTATTATTATGGACATGAGAGTGCTCCAAAAAAAGTGGCAGTAATTGATTTGGGGATTAAGACAAGCATCTTGAAAAACCTTACCGAGCGTGGTTGTTATTGCAAAATTTTCCCCGCCAAAACAAGCTATGAAAAGATTAAAGCATGGGGGGCTGATGGGTATTTCGTGTCCAACGGACCAGGGGATCCCGGAGCTATGGAATACGCTGTAGACACCGTAAAGAAGATTTTAGAAGAAGATCGCCCCTTGTTTGGCATTTGTCTAGGTCACCAGATCTTAGCAAGAGCAAATAATATTTCTACCTACAAAATGCATCACGGTCATCGTGGATTAAATCATCCGGTAAAAAATTTAGAGACTGGTAAAAGTGAAATTACTTCTCAGAACCATGGTTTCTCAGTAAACTTGGAAGAGGCTGAGAAGATGAAAAATCTCAAGGTGACACACATCAATTTAAATGATAATACTGTGGCAGGCATTAAAATGCTGGACAAAAAAGCATTTTCAGTACAATACCACCCTGAATCGTCACCTGGTCCTCATGATTCACGTTATCTTTTTGATCAATTCGTGAAGCTGATGAATACTTAATCCATAACATTCTTTAAATTTGCCCCTAATCTAAAAGCGCACTTAATTTTTATCTTATGAGTATTATTAAGAAAATTCACGCCCGTCAAATCCTTGATTCCAGAGGTAATCCAACAGTTGAAGTTGATGTCATTACAGAAAATAATGTTTTGGGAAGAGCCGCTGTGCCTTCAGGAGCTTCTACCGGTCAACATGAGGCAGTAGAGCTGAGGGATAATGACAAAAGTCTTTTCATGGGAAAAGGAGTAACTAAAGCGGTTGATAATGTAAATAGTGCAATTGCCCAGAAATTATTAGGAGTATCTATATTTGAGCAAACGCTCATAGACCATACCATGCTCGATATTGATGGTACTGCCAACAAGTCTAAGCTTGGTGCAAACGCGATACTTGGAGTCTCATTGGCAGTTGCTAAAGCTGCTGCACTTGAGCTGGGCCAACCATTATATAAGTATATCGGAGGTGTAAATGCTAACACGCTTCCTGTACCTATGATGAATATTCTGAATGGAGGAAGCCATGCGGATAATGCGATAGATTTTCAGGAGTTCATGATCATGCCCGTAAAGGCTGAAAGCTTTTCTGAGGCCCTTCGTATGGGTACTGAGGTTTTTCATCACCTGAAAAATGTACTGAAAAGTAAAAATCTTTCTACAAATGTAGGAGATGAAGGTGGTTTTGCTCCTAATATTACTTCAAATAAAGAAGCAATTGAAGTCGTACTTCAGGCTATTGAAAAAGCTGGCTACAAGCCAGGTGAAGAAATTTTTATTGCTCTTGATGCTGCCTCTACTGAGTTTTATGACAGCGAAAAGGGCGTTTATAAGTTTGAGTCTTCAGGAGAAGAGCTGAATTCCTCCGATATGGCGAATTACTGGAAGGAATGGGTAGATCAATACCCTATTATTTCAATTGAAGACGGAATGAGTGAAGATGATTGGGCTGGTTGGAAGACTCATACCGACTTACTGAAAGATAAATGCCAACTGGTAGGTGATGATCTTTTTGTTACTAACGTTAAACGTCTACAGGATGGAATTGATCAAGGTGTTGGTAATTCTATTTTAATCAAAGTGAATCAGATTGGTTCTCTTACCGAGACAATTGATACAGTGAATCTTGCTAAAAGAAATGGTTACAAAAGTGTAATCTCACACCGTTCAGGAGAAACTGAAGATAATTTCATCGCAGATTTAGCTGTGGCACTAAATGCTGGTCAGATCAAGACAGGCTCAGCCTCTCGTTCTGATAGAATGGCTAAGTATAATCAACTATTGAGAATTCAGGAGCAATTGGGGCAAGTAGCCTACTTTCCTGGAAAATTGTTGTAACAGATTATCAGAATTAGTACAAAATTGATTAGTTTAATGCAACCCAATTTTGGGTTGCATTTTCTTTTTATAGTGAATGCAATCAATTTAATTTGCTATACGTTTACTTACTAAACAGATATGCATGCGCTTCCTCAATAAAATTCCAAAATTTATTAAGAGTTTTTACTTCCTTTTCACTTTGGGGTTTGTGATATGGATGCTTTTTCTGGATACCAATGATATAGGTTCACAGATAATGCTGACCAGGAAGCTTAATGCACTAGAAAAAGAGAAAGAATTTTATCAGGAAAAAATTGACCAGGTGGAGAAAGACCGTAAAGAATTGCTGAGTAACGATGAACTGCTTGAGAAGTTTGCCCGTGAAAAGTACCTGATGAAAAAGCCTGATGAAGATGTATATGTCATTATTAAGCAATAAACAACATTTACATATGAAGCAAATGATTGCCGCTATAGTCCTTATTTTTAGTAGTCATATTTTATTTGCACAAGAAGAAACAACAAGAGAAGAAAGAAGCAGCAGCGATTTTTGGGAAAGAATTTCAGTAGGCGGTAATTTTGGTTTACAGTTTGGATCAGTGACCTATATTGATCTTTCTCCTATGATAGGCTATCGCTTCACTGATCAGTTTACTGCTGGCCCAGGCTTTACTTATCGTTACTTAAAATATAGAGGGTACGAGGCAAGCAGTATTTATGGAGGAAGCTTTTTTGCCCGTCACCTTATCGGAAAACAGTTCTTTGCTCAGGTACAGTATGAAAGCCTGAGTACCGAATATCTTACTGTCGTAAACCAGGAACCCTATTTCAAACGAGACTGGGTGTCAGGATTTTTTGTAGGTGGAGGTTTGTACCAACCTTTGGGAAGAAGAGGAGCTGTATTACTCTCTGCGATGTATAACCTAATGTATGATAACATCAAGTCTCCTTACAATAGCCCCTGGGTGCTAAATGTGGGTTTTACTTTATAAAAGGGATAGAAAATTTTTCTGCTAATCCTCTTAAATCTTTTACAACAGGTTCAAGAATAGGTATTCCCTCTTTACTTCTGATACTTTCCATTTCTCTTTCAGGGTCACCTGGTATCTGTACTTTTTCCTGATGATCAACCGTATCGGCAGAACGAAAACGTTGAATCCACTGATCCATGTGTTTCTTAAATTCATCTGCAGGACGAAAAGCATCTACCCGCATTGCACCCAAAAAATGTCCAATTCCTTCACCTACAGGATCTTTGACTAAGGGTAGAAAGCTAACAAAAGGAGGTACCCAGGGACCGTAATTTGCTCCCGAAAAAATTGCTGAAAATATATCTACGATGGAACCCAGGCAATATCCTTTGTGACTACCATGGACTCTGTCACTGCCCAATGGAAGCAATGCACCACCTTCAGAAAGCTCGCCGGGATTCTCAGAAGGCTGACCTTGGGCATTTTGGACCCATCCGAGAGGTGCTTTTTCCTGTTTTCTTTGCAAAATTTCTAATTTGCCATTCGCTACAGTGGTTGTCGCAAAATCAGCGACAAAAGGCGGCTGTTGATTAGCAGGGATGGCAACTGCGATAGGATTAGTGCCTAGTAAGCGTTCGGTTGCAAAGGTAGGAGCTACCAGGGGGCTGGCGTTGGTCATGGCAAGTCCAATCATATCTTTTTCTAAGCCCATCATAGCGTGGTAGCCAGCTATACCGAAGTGGTTTGAGTTTCTTACACTAACCCAACCGGTACCAGCAGAGGATGCTTTTTCCATAGCCACTTTCATGGCAAAAGGAGCTACAACCAGCCCTAAACCTTCATCTCCATCAATTACAGCAGTACTTGGAGTTTCATGTACGATCTGTATAGCAGGCTTAACATTAATTCTTTTCTTCTCCCATAACCTCACATAGCCAGTAAGCCGTGCTACTCCATGAGAGTCCACTCCCCGGAGATCTGCTTTGAGTAGAACTTCTGCTGCCAGCTCAGCATCATTATTGGGACAGCCTATTTTCCTAAATACATTATAAGTAAAATTGTAGAGGTCAGTGTGTTTGAAGTGCTGCATGTAACTACTGTTACTGATTTGCTATGAGTTGATTAGAAACACATCGTAATAAGCCTTCTTTAAGTGCAAAGGCTGAAACTCTGATATTTCGTATCTGATATTTATCCAAAACATAGTGGATTAACCATGAGGCTACCACAATCATATCAGCTCTTAGTTCAATCATTCCTGGGATGGTCATCCTCTCAGCATGATTTTTTTCATTGAGAGCCTGATGAGTTTTTAAATAGTGCTCGTAAGTAAGTGGTAACTCAGATGCATCGGGCTTAACATTGATATCTTGATCAATGACATAAATATCGCTTAATGTATCGAAAGTACCTGATGCACCGATTAATGTTTTTGGTTGAAATTTTTTGACGGCTTTAGTTAAACTAAGTAGCTTATTATCAAAATATTGTAAAAGTTGTTCTACATTCTCTCTGGAGATAGGGTCCGTAATATCAAATAATTCCAAAAGACGTTGCGCACCAATTTCATAGCTCTGCTTCCAGAGCACAAACTGATCGTTGCAAATAATAAATTCCACGCTTCCTCCGCCAATGTCCATGATAAGAGCATTTTCAGCCTCAAGAGCCATGGCCTCTCTTACACCATAGTAAATATAATCAGCCTCAAGCTCACCAGGAATAATATCTATGGATATACTCGTTTCATCATAAATCCGCTTTGCTAAAGATGCTCCATTTTTAGCATTACGAAAAGCACTTGTGGCGGTAGCTACTACATGATCTATCTTGAACTTATCAATCATGTCTTTAAAGTGCTGAACGGTTGAAAGAGCTCTTAACTGAGCTTCTTCATTAATCATTCCCTGATTAATTCCTCCACGACCAATCATCACAGCTTTACGCTCACGATGTATTATGTGAAAGCGTTGATAACTGTCAATGCTTACAATAAGCAAATGAAAGGTGTTGGTACCTAAATCAATTACGGCAATTTTTTGCTTCTCCATATCTGAAAGCTATCCCACAATGAATAGCATATATGCATTTGTTTAATGTAAATGCACTGCGAAAATAAATGGTTTCTTATATATAACTATATTTAACACAAATAAATTAATATTTACTATGAAAGAAAGGCAAAATAACGCTTCGCATGAAGATGCTCGGCATGATAATGCTCAGCAAGGATATGTAGCAATTACTAAAGCTGAAAAACTACAACAACTTGAAGAAAAAAATAAGATGGCATTGCTGGGGGGGGGAGAGAAACGAATCAAAGCCCAACATGATAAAGGGAAGCTAACGGCTAGAGAAAGGGTAACCCTTTTGCTGGATGAAGGTTCGTTTGAAGAAACAGGTAAGTTTGTTGAGCATCGCAGTACTTCATTCGGACTGGAAAAACAAAAGTATTTAGGTGATGGCGTAGTTACGGGTTATGGTACATTGGATGGACGTTTGGTCTATGTTTACTCTCAGGACTTTACAGTCTTTGGAGGATCTTTATCAGAAGCTCATGCTGAAAAAATTGTAAAAATCATGGATCTGGCTATGAAAAACGGAGCACCTATCATTGGCTTGAATGACTCAGGAGGTGCCAGAATTCAGGAAGGCGTGGTCTCATTAGGTGGATACGCCGATATATTTTACCGAAATACTTTAGCTTCAGGCGTTATTCCACAGATTTCAGCGGTAATGGGGCCTTGTGCCGGTGGTGCAGTCTATTCTCCTGCTATAACCGATTTTATCTTTATGGTTGAAAAAACCTCCTATATGTTTGTTACAGGTCCTCACGTAGTAAAGACCGTCACTCAGGAAGATGTAACAGCTGAAGAGTTAGGGGGAGCGATTACCCATAGTACAAAAAGTGGAGTGACACATTTTGCGTGTAAAAATGAATTACAGTGTATAAAAGACATTCGTCACTTGGTAAGCTATCTACCCCAGAACTGTGAAGAGGATGCCCCACACCTTGAATACCAGCCTAAAGAAGACGAAAGTAGGGCAGCTTTGGATGATATCGTACCAGAAAACCCTAATCAGCCCTATGATATGCGTGATGTGGTCAGTGGCATAGTGGATGAGGGTAGCTTTATGGAAGTTCATAAGAATTTTGCTGAAAACATAGTAGTTGGTTTTGCCAGGCTAGGGGGGAGGAGTATAGGAATAGTAGGCAATCAACCAGCTACTTTGGCGGGTGTATTGGATATCAATGCCAGTGTAAAAGGAGCTCGTTTTGTTCGTTTCTGTGATAGTTTTAATATCCCTTTACTGGTTTTAGAAGATGTACCAGGCTTTTTACCCGGAACAGACCAGGAGTGGAATGCGATTATTACCAATGGTGCAAAGTTACTTTATGCTTTCAGTGAGGCTACGGTTCCTCGCGTGACAGTAATTACGCGTAAAGCTTATGGAGGGGCTTATGATGTGATGAATTCTAAACATATTGGCGCTGATATGAATTATGCCTGGCCTAGTGCAGAAATTGCAGTAATGGGGGCCAAAGGAGCGTCTGAGATTATTTTCAGGAAGGAAATCAAAGAGGCTGATGATCCGGAGGCTAAACTTCAGGAAAAAATAGATGAATATACCACCACTTTTGCTAATCCTTATATGGCGGCTAAAAGAGGATATATTGATGAAGTAATCTATCCTCATCAAACAAGAGCTAAGCTGATGAGGGCTTTCAAAATGCTGGAAAATAAAGTGGATAAGTTACCAAAGAAGAAACATGGCAATATTCCTCTTTAGGTAATGTAAGGCAGAAGTTTGTTGTGTATTAGGATCTAGCCAGACTTATCTTGTAGCTAAATTGGTTGCAGATGAAGCAGATTGTTTTTGGGTTAGTATTTTTATCAGTAATTAGGGTTGGGTATTCACAGGAGAATTTTGACCAGCCTTCTGACGAAGTACAAATTATTTTCTGGAATGTAGAGAATCTTTTTGATACGCAGGATGACAGCCTGAAAAACGACGACGAATTTTTGCCTTATGGCATCAGAGGATGGAATAGAGAACGTTATCAAAAAAAATTATTCCACATATATAAAACCTTACTTGCTGCCGGTCAATGGAAGTTCCCGGGGCTTATTGCACTCGCTGAAATTGAAAATGTAAGTGTGTTGAGAGATCTGCTTGAACAAACTCCATTGCAAAGAGCTGGTTATGACATCATTCATCAGGAATCAGAAGACAGGAGAGGAATTGATTTGGCAATATTATACAGGCCGGCGCTTATCCAGCCTTTAGATACAAACTTTATCCGACTTACATTTCCTGATGATACGTATCGGAAAACAAGAGATATAATCTATCTGAAAGCCAAGCTTCAGGAAAGCTTGGAATTTCATCTTTTTGTCAATCACTGGCCATCTCGTT
Proteins encoded:
- a CDS encoding DNA-directed RNA polymerase subunit alpha, which gives rise to MSILAFQMPEKVVMEKADNFHGLFTFKPLERGYGVTVGNALRRILLSSLEGYAITGVKMPGVMHEFSTVEGIVEDVSEIILSLKKVRFKKVTDDFVDNKIVIPIKNQSSFTGADIQEHVTSFEVLNPDHVICHMDESLDVEIELYVEKGRGYVPSEENKQNDQSYGVIAIDSIFTPIKNVKFSVENTRVEQRTDYEQLILDIETDGSIHPEDALKGAANILIKHFMLFSDQNMILETPQQGEPDTVDEEMLHMRKLLKTPLNDLDLSVRAYNCLKAADVKTLGDLAQLEISDMMKFRNFGKKSLAELEQLIADKNLTFGMDVSKYKLEED
- the rpsK gene encoding 30S ribosomal protein S11, with protein sequence MAQKRKDKAKKRVVAVEAVGQAHIKASFNNIIISITNMSGQVVSWASAGKMGFKGSKKNTPYAAQTAAANCAQTAYDLGMRKVEVFIKGPGAGRESAIRTLQNTGLEVTMIKDVTPLPHNGCRPPKRRRV
- the infA gene encoding translation initiation factor IF-1, which translates into the protein MAKQASIEQDGTITEALSNAMFRVELENGHQVIAHISGKMRMNYIKILPGDRVKLEMSPYDLTKGRIVYRYK
- the secY gene encoding preprotein translocase subunit SecY, producing the protein MKKFITTIRNIFSIEELRTRILNTLGFLIIFRLGSFVVLPGVDPSRLEGDAGGIFGLLDTFLGGAFSNASIFGLGIMPYISASIVIQLLTVAVPYFQRLQKEGDSGRKKITQITRVLTIFITFGQGIGYLSYAVPAEAILIDRFFFTVSALIILTSGTIFCMWLGEKITDKGIGNGISMLIMIGIISRFPGAIVAEFLSKGMNGALLFVIEIVALFFVVMAAVMLTQAVRRIPVQYAKQVVGNKVYGGQRQYIPLKVNASGVMPIIFAQSLMFLPGLIASIWADSNDLAQSIGSTFADFTSWQYNLVFGVLIILFTFFYTAITINSKQIADDMKRNGGFVPGVKPGQPTAEFIDSVLSRITLPGSLFLAIIAIMPAIASVAGITTEFSYFYGGTSLLIMVGVILDTLQQIESYLLMRHYEGMMKSGRIKGRSENAAVA
- the rpsM gene encoding 30S ribosomal protein S13, translating into MARIAGVDIPDNKRGEIGLTYIFGIGKSSAQNILTQAGIDWSKKVGEWDDEESNAIRSIIANEFKVEGVLKSEVQMSIKRLMDIGCYRGLRHRKGLPVRGQKTKNNARTRKGKRKTVANKKKATK
- the carA gene encoding glutamine-hydrolyzing carbamoyl-phosphate synthase small subunit, producing MKPDKKATAVLLLEDGTYFHGNAIGKIGTKGGEICFNTGMSGYQEIYTDPSYYGQIIVNTTSHIGNYGVLDSEQESNTPKISALVVNDFSNVYSREKADHDLQHFLENAGIVGITNIDTRKLVRHIRSKGAMNAVISSELTDLKELKKILDEVPSMAGLELSSQVCTKDEYYYGHESAPKKVAVIDLGIKTSILKNLTERGCYCKIFPAKTSYEKIKAWGADGYFVSNGPGDPGAMEYAVDTVKKILEEDRPLFGICLGHQILARANNISTYKMHHGHRGLNHPVKNLETGKSEITSQNHGFSVNLEEAEKMKNLKVTHINLNDNTVAGIKMLDKKAFSVQYHPESSPGPHDSRYLFDQFVKLMNT
- the rpsD gene encoding 30S ribosomal protein S4 translates to MARYRGPKSKVARKFNDPIFGPSKALQKKGYPPGQHGRGRRRKQSEYAIQLMAKQKAKYTYGVLERQFANLFEKANSSQGITGEILLQLLESRLDNVVFRLGIAPTRRGARQLVSHKHITVNGEVVNVPSFQVKPGDLVGVREKSKSLEAITNSLATHSANRFSWLEWDKSQMAGRFNNVPQRDEIPENLQEQLIVELYSK
- the rplQ gene encoding 50S ribosomal protein L17, which translates into the protein MRHAKKFNHLGRTAPHRKAMLANMASSLILHKRITTTVAKAKALRKYVEPLITRSKADTTHSRRVVFSYLQDKTSAQVLFNEVAERVAERPGGYTRIIKLGNRLGDNADMCLIELVDFNETYMQEDTTKKKSTRRSRRSGKKSSSKSEAKSSTAEATEVEDKKESQPTTAGDTVTDEAETTEVEEKKEASTTDEKVEGKADDQSKEADDSSDSEDKENK
- the eno gene encoding phosphopyruvate hydratase encodes the protein MSIIKKIHARQILDSRGNPTVEVDVITENNVLGRAAVPSGASTGQHEAVELRDNDKSLFMGKGVTKAVDNVNSAIAQKLLGVSIFEQTLIDHTMLDIDGTANKSKLGANAILGVSLAVAKAAALELGQPLYKYIGGVNANTLPVPMMNILNGGSHADNAIDFQEFMIMPVKAESFSEALRMGTEVFHHLKNVLKSKNLSTNVGDEGGFAPNITSNKEAIEVVLQAIEKAGYKPGEEIFIALDAASTEFYDSEKGVYKFESSGEELNSSDMANYWKEWVDQYPIISIEDGMSEDDWAGWKTHTDLLKDKCQLVGDDLFVTNVKRLQDGIDQGVGNSILIKVNQIGSLTETIDTVNLAKRNGYKSVISHRSGETEDNFIADLAVALNAGQIKTGSASRSDRMAKYNQLLRIQEQLGQVAYFPGKLL
- the ykgO gene encoding type B 50S ribosomal protein L36; the encoded protein is MKVKASIKKRSSDCKIVRRKGKLYVINKKNPRFKQRQG